The DNA window ACGTTCAGTCAACTCTGTACGAAAACTAGCTAAAATCTATTAGTTTCTACAAACTAACCACCAGCGGTTTCACAAAAACCGAGCTCGATTTTGTTAACCCTGTTCTAACACAATGGATAATTTGGATAATAGAATAAGAACTGAAATGAGTTCCCTCAAGAACAATGCGTGGATGAGAACACCCTCGCCAGGACTGGACTGAGAATCCTTTCTAGGCCATAATCATTGTTCTCATTCAATCGCAACATGACCGCATTGCCATAATCTAATTGAAGTCTGGCCCTCGGATTGTGTTCTTAAAGGGTTTGTAATGAAGCAAGAAACTTGTAAATACAAGGTAGTTATATACTTACCAAACCCCTAACAGGTTGGCAATCCTCAAAACATCTGAGCCTCTTGAACTGCATTTCTCAGTTCTGACAAACACCGTTCTGATACCATCTTTTCTTGTTCACCACTAAGACAGCAGCTGGCCACCCTATATAAAGGAAACATCAGTAACCATTCTTAAAACGTGCTCGTAGTAAGCTGGAACATAGATTCATTCCAccaaatataagaaaatattcaagaccaacacaaaaaaaaagcaggatTATTTGTGATAAATAAGTGCATCCCAAATTGCAATTCCTGTTTTAGATAGACATCAGCtgcaaataattatttttcccTGCGCATCAGCATACTAAATAACATCTTGTGGACTTGTTatcaattcaaaattaagagTATGGCTTCAGTTCATGAATCCTAACAGTACGCTGCTCAATTGGTAAATGTTACAGCTGGCACAAGCATTATGCAGCACACAGTGAACAAAATGTATTTGGAACGTATGTTAGAATTCTTATTAATAACAAAACCCCCCTTCCAAGAGAACATATGTACTggtaaaaaatacccaaaatgaAATACTGTGGTTCTAAGGAACAAGTCAAAAGAGGATGGAAGGGCATAGAAACAAACATTGATACCAGTCCTACATACTGTATACCGACAATCATTGACACACAAGACATGCTTTATGCCAGTAAAGTTCTAGCTGGATTCAGTAAATATCTATTgttaagaaagaaaaagacTGAGTAAAATTTCGGCGTACCTTTCATATTCCTGTTGAGCACGATGTGCAGGGTTTAGCAAAACACGATCATTCTCAACCAGATTTCTTCGCGTTTGCACCAAATTAATAGCTTTTGATAAATCCTCTAGTAGACATAAGAGCAATGTATCAACAATTAAATCAAGAGAACACGTAGTTGGTTGGGTTGGACATTAGATGGCTTGGAACTATACTATCGAATATTAATTAGCCATTGCTGGCATTACACCTGTTAAAAGGTGTATCTATGTGTAGTGCTATGTATGTACAAGGGAAAACTAGCCTATAATGCCTTCTGGTCCAGTCGCTCTTTTCAGTTCAGGCACCTGATCAAGCTGCGGATCCAGTCACCAGTTTGGTCAGATTTATTAACAGTTGGGAGTGGGTGCTGACTCATGGATATTTGAACAGTCTACTCTTGATAATTGCTGCCTCGTTTTGCCATCAAATGATACCCAGATGTTACTTCTTGCATCATCTGGTATCTGTGGAAGTTGCAAATGTAATGGCAGTTCCAAAAGAATGTGCAAATTTTACCAGTTAGCTAACCAAGTTGTGGTATTGTGGGTTAAAAACAGGAGCTAAAGCTGCTACTAGAGTCTGAGTTACATAGTCATAGtaaacattattaattaagGATGATAATAAAGGTTGCGTGAAAACATAAACATTTTATCGGCTGTTGAATGTTGATTGCTCCATACCTTCAATTCAAGTCGTGCAGAAATCAGGAAGGATGACAAGTCTAAATGACAATGAGTGCGGGCAGATTGGAGTAAACAGCAAACATGGGACATTTGGATGGACCTAGATAACAAAAGCAACAATGATAATAGTGAATAACTGTCCTGTTCAATTGGCACTGGGTAGCGTGCTTGGAAAAGAAACATTTCCATGGCAGATATGAAAATACTGCAAGCAAAGATCGCAACAAAGGGCCAACACACGCCGATTTGCACGCGTtcggcttgccttgctcgagtgGCCGACTGGATTTTATTGCCCTTGCCACGTGCCCACCAATCAGTTGTAGCTTTATTTCTCTAACCATTAGGCATTGGCAGTTTGGCACAGAAGAATAAGGTTTCATTTTCTAAGATCACAAGTTCTGGATATTACCCTATTAGGTGATACATAATTAGTTGATGTTTTCCTCAAAACAAAATTGGTTGGTGCTTCAGGAAGCAGTCAAGGACATCGCACACGAGTAAATTTATCAAGGGTCATGCACTTGATAAATCAAAATTGGTTGGTCCTAAGTGTGACCTTTTCTTTGGTCTACTGATTATAATCTTCTCGTACATGCTAAATTTCATGTTATATGCCTTGAAGagactctatatatatatacaaaactgAAAATCATCTTAAAGGATCACAACTGAATTTACATCATCAAATCCAGCGATTGCAACTGAATTTACATGAAATCCAATCCATTAAAGAAATAAATGAATCTGAGTAATTCTCTGGACAGTACACTATGTGCTCACAGTAATCTTTAAAAGCTTCTAAAATCCTCAGTACATCGAGTTGCAATTTTGCATAAATAAATACTGTTCTCTAAGAAACAGGAATGAATAATAAGAAATGTCACAGTAGCATACGAGGCAACTGTGGAGGTGCAATTGGCCGTGCCAAGAAAATGTAGAAATGTGCTATCGGTTGCAACTTAGTGAACAAATCTTGGAGAAGACCAATAGTTTATTCGTTCAGACAAAAATGACAGTTTTAAATTCTATACTGAGCAATGGAATTTTATACAAAACCATATGCCTTTGAAGCATGAAAAAAGGGTTTACTCCTATGACCACCAAGAAAAAGGCAACAGCAAATGAGATTGCAATTTTATACTGATCAATAGGATTTTAGTACTGACCTGGCTATATGAATCACTACAGCGTTTGTTCACTTGGTAAAAGAGTTCACAATTCAATTTAATCTGCTTTGGTCACTACTCATATTGGAGCACTGTTCCACATCACAATCCTGGGTATTTTGACTCTTAGGTAATAGGCCTAAACATAAAAAAGATTGCAATTATCTTCCCTGGACAACTAAAGGACTCTCTTCTAGTGAACTAATCTATCACCAGGAGTTGTTGAGCTCTAGGTTCAACaggttaaaaatacttccctcaAGCACATAGATAAACAACAATCTAAGCAACAGAGCACATGTCAGAACATATACAGCTAGTTGACCCAACAGAGCGCATTCCTAATATCTGACCATGTACCGACTTGGCTACTCTCAGGAATCGCATGGGAATGATTAGAAGAAACCACTGTATACAATTATGATATGAAGTATATGAACTGTTCATACCTAGAACTCTGCATTGCAACAAGATTTGCCTAACCGAACTGATCCATGGAAGCAAACCTGAAAAATGTATCAAGCTTAACCAAtgtaaacaaagaaaaaaatcaaacgggATGCTCATCACCTGGGATAACACCGGATAGAATATAACCTGCTCACGGCCATCAAGAAAGAATGTCGACGGCAGTGGCATGCATGCCAGGAGATACTTAACGATCTTCTCCACCGAGCAACAGCACAACCCAAGTCATATTAACATGTCGCATGAATCTGGCGAAACCATTGAATGAAGAACACCCTGAGTTAAATCTTAACAAGAGGGAAATATATCAGGTACAAATAAAGGTTTTATCCTAATGAAATTATGTTGCTAGGCTATCgagaaaaataaattgtattTACCATTAGCTTCCAGGTGTTGATGATCCATCAATATGacctgtttttttctctccagaTAAGGGATACCGTTCCTTTCAGCAGATTTTTGTGATCCAAGCTGAGAATTGCCTTTAGAATTGCTGGCATCAGATGTCCTAGGATCAACTGTTGCCCCTGAAGCTTCGATTTACCTTTCCTCAACAGATGTGGTGGCTCCATTGCTGGATGGTTTTCCATTAGTAATACCAGAAGCAACTGATAGAATATAATCACTATCGAAGGATGCCCCAACTTTTCAAGACCATAAAATCTCAGCTGCTTTATAGTCAATGGCTCATTTTGTTCAGCGCTGAGACTCTGTTTTGTCCTTAAGTGGTCAGTAAACTACTCGACCATCACTGAGGGGTCAGAACAGATTTTGAATATACTCCTTTGCTTCTAAAAATGTCAGGCATCCCATTTGTTTGGGGAAAACATCTCAAGAAGGAAACTGTGCCTCAAGGGGATTACTCTCTAGACTAAAGTTTGACTGAAGTTCTGTCTTGGTGCCATGCAGTTCACCTTGCTCAGTACTTTTGGATACACTTCTATGCCACATCCAGATTATGCAGTGCTGCTTCAATGTCTATGTAACATGTTTCCCTCACCTTCACTGTTCCATCAGATTACAGAAGTGCTGTTTTTGCTACCTTCTGAGGAGAAACCTGGGCTGTTTGTGAGCTGATCTGTTTGATCATTCTTCAGTCTTACCATTCCCATTTAATGAGCCGTTTTGTGTAGCCCAGCACTGCTTCCATCTCGAGACCATCACAGATGTCCTACCATTCCCTTCCTGGCAATGAAGATAAATGGGCTTCTTCACACTATCAGACACAACTTCTGTGAATCGCTGAACCTGTTAGGCAGAGGGTGCAGTCCCAATCTCAACAGGTATATTCACTACCTCTATCTTTCCCAGTGAAACAGCTTCCTGAACTGCCGAaagatataaatcatctttAACATCTTCCTCCCAGAGATTAACTATAATTTTGAATCCCTTTGACAATAACCATTCTAGTTGCACCCCGCTGAATTGTCCTCCCCTCCAAAATGCAACCTCTAACAGTCTATCTCATCTGATGCTGAATCATCTGTCACAGTTGAAAAGTATACCGGAAACCAATTTGGAAATAGCGTTGCACAGGGATAAGCATCAGCCCTTGGGAAACCTGGATCATATCAGGCACTTTCAACCTCTGTAGCATCCTCCATATATCCAACCATTGGGCCTCGCTTGGTACAAGGTAGTTGGCAAGTGCAACCCGCATACTCTCACAACATTGCTTCCCACGGAACGTCATGTCTGTGGCGAATGCATACATCAATTTCGCCCTGTTATCCATGCTCATCGGTGTGGCGGCTGGCTCCTTCCCTCGGCATTTTAAGTGTCCACTGGCCCTATCAGGCAATGGAGTACTCCAGGGGTTGCTGTTTAACGTGCTGGCCTTCAATATTGAGTCATTCACAAGCCTTCCTCCTGAGGTATTCAAATACACGCCTGCCATGGATGAACAGACCATCGCTATAGTCTGGAGTGTCACTGCAGGAATCAGTGCTTTGATCGTTATTATTGTCTGGACATTGGCTACGGAAGATCCTGTGgtgagtaatttttttagccGGGCCGGCCTAAGATAGGCGGACCAAATTTACTTAAGAAAGGGGTATGTACATATTTACAAGGTTCCAACTTCGACAAGAGGCTGTCAAAGTAAAAGGATGTTGTCAAAGGGCAACTTcctgaaagaaaaaataattacatcaTGCTGTTGTTACTCTCCTAAAACTTTGAAAACCCCGGCTTCTTTCCAGACCACAACCTCCTCTTTAATCAAAGCAAAGAGGCTACCCGCTGTCCAGCTCTGACTCTGGAAAACACGTGCGTTTCTCTCCTTCCAAACCATCCAACAGACAAGCAAAACTAGCGTGTCAAAAGCACCCCTGCAGCTAGTCTGAACTCCTTGCCGCGCCAAGAGCCACCATTCCCCTAGTTCCAGCCCTGCTTCAGCCGGCAGTTGGATGCCAATTCCAGCCCAACCCTTGATCATCCTCCATACTCTGGTGGTGTACGGGCAGGAAACAAAGAGATGCTCACAGTCCTCGTCGCTGCTGGTGCATAGTGAGCATGTTTGATGGTGTGGCCGTCCGCGCTTGCTCAGGTTGTCGGCCGTTAGGCAACGGCCTTTTTCTGCCAACCACATAAAGAACTTAACCTTTGTCGGTGCTCTCGTGTGCCAAACTAGATTGCCACAACGCGCCTCTGTGTTTGCCATAAAAAACATGTCATAGGCAGAGGAAGGGGTAAATCTTCCATTCGAGGCCCACTTCCATATTGTCTcatcctcttcccctcctcgcaGCTGCACCTCCTGGATCGCATCCCAAATTTGAAAGTACTCCCCAATGGCCCGGTTGGATGGAGCTCCTTTGATGTCGCGCACCCACCTATGGTTCTGTAGTCCTCTCGCCACTGTCAAACCCTTGCGCTCCACATGACTGAAGATTAACGGAAATCTCGCCTTTATACTCTCAATTGGCAGCCAATCCGCAAGCCAAAACTTTGTGTTTTCCCCATCTCCCAACACTTGCCGTGTGGCTGAGAAGAACAGGTCCTGTAACTCCTTCGGCTGCTTGGTCTCAACGGTTGTCCAAGGTCTGTCGCGATGCTCTCCTCTCTTTGCCAACCATTTAAGCCGTAATGCCATGCCGAAGAAGTTTAGGTTTTTGATCCCCAAACCGCCCTTTTCATATGGCATACAGACCGATTTCCATGCCACTAAACAATGCCCGCCACTCACCTCCTCCTGTCCCTTCCACAGAAATCCCCGACACTTCCTATCAATCTCCTTGATCGCAGACTGCGGTAATTCGAGCACCGACAAGTAATGAACAGGCAGAGCGAACAGAACCGACTTGATCAAGGTCAGACGGTCTCCAGCGGATAGGAACTTAGGCTTCCAACCGGCGAACTTCTTAGAGAACCGATCCAACAAAAGGCTGAACATCTTGCTTCGTGAGCTTCCGGAGTGAAAGCGGCAGGCCCAGATAAGTGATTGGGAACGGCTCCAATCTACAACACAGAATTGACTGCACCAAAATTGCCTGATCCTCTAAGCATCGGATTGTTGTGATTGCACTCTTCGCAAAATTCGCCTTCAAACCAGTTGCCTCCCCAAAGAGTTGAAGGATCGCTTTCACTGCCCACGTATCTTGCAGGGCCTGCAGGACGTCCATCACCAACACAAAGAGGAGTGGTGACAGTGGATCTCCCTGGCGCAACCCTCTCATCAAACTGATCGGGTCACATTCCTCCCCATTCATCCCCACTGTCGTCCGTGCCGTGCATAGCAGCGAACAAACCCAGCGTCGCCAGCGCATACCAAACCCTCTGTGTTGAAGCAGCTGCAGCAGAAAGGGCCAAGAGACCGAGTCAAAAGCTCTTGAGATGTCCAACTTAAGAAGGACCATCGGCTGGTGTCCCGTGTGAAAACGACGAGCCATGCCTCTGACAAACATGAAATTCTCATGGATCGAGCGTCCCCTTATGAAGGCCGACTGCGTGTACGGAATCAGGTCCCCCATTCTGCCCGCCAGCCTTGTTGCCATCAACTTGGTCGCCAACTTTGAGAAGCTGTGGATCAGACTTATTGGTCGGTAATCCTTCAAGAGCGCCGGCGCTTCTTTCTTCGAAAGAAGGATGATCACAGCCGAATTCAATCTCTCAAGGTTTTGCGAATTGCCGGAGAAGAATTTCTGGAGGGCTGCCAAGATATCACACTTGATTGTATCCCAGCAAACTTGATAGAAAAGCCCTGTGAAACCGTCCGGGCCAGGAGCTTTTTCAGCCGGCATGTCTCTAATTGTCTTCCAAATTTCCTCCTCCCCGAAGTCCTCCTCTAGCTCTGCTAGGTTCAGCTGCTCCAAGCCTAAATTCTGAAAATTGAGCCCCCTCCTACTAGCATCAGACTCAGCCGTGCCCATCACCCCCTGAAAATATCCCCTTGTCATCTCAAGCATATCCTGCTGGGTTGAAGCCCGCTGCCCCTCATGTTCCAAATAATGGATTGCTAACTTGCGCCTTCTTGCCCCAGCCTTGATCTTGAAGAAGGTTGCACTAGTATCGCCGTCATGTAACAATCTCATCCTTGCCCTCTGCCGAGCTCTCATTCTTTCCAGAGCTGCCAAAGCCAGACATCTCCCTTTGAGAGCAGCCCGCAATCTTCTCTCTACCGGCGTGAGAACCCTGCGTTCTTGAGCCACATCAAATCGAAAAATCAGCTCATGCGCAATTTGAAGCTGAAGCCTGAGATTGCTGATTCGTTTTTGCCCCCAAGCCCTCAGTTTTTTTGCCAATCTGGCCATCTTCACATACAGGATGATAAACGCATCCTCGCTCTGCACATCTCCTGCCCAAACCTCTTGCACAACCTCCTGGAAGCCCTCGAACTTCACCCAACAATTGTCAAACTTGAACTTCCTGCTACGTTGATGACAGTCACCACAAGTCAGCAAAATGGGACAGTGGTCCGAAGCCGAGGAGCTTAAGGCCTGTAAA is part of the Oryza glaberrima chromosome 4, OglaRS2, whole genome shotgun sequence genome and encodes:
- the LOC127772171 gene encoding uncharacterized protein LOC127772171 produces the protein MSVANAYINFALLSMLIGVAAGSFPRHFKCPLALSGNGVLQGLLFNVLAFNIESFTSLPPEVFKYTPAMDEQTIAIVWSVTAGISALIVIIVWTLATEDPVCVLVALRLMWYPIARMIDATRRKKEEAITWWRRPRENRSTGRRSRMHQRLLGCTNF